The following DNA comes from Papaver somniferum cultivar HN1 unplaced genomic scaffold, ASM357369v1 unplaced-scaffold_99, whole genome shotgun sequence.
atcTTCTCCTGCGTGTtttactggcagagttggattcgattTTTGGATGTGTCAGGCAGAGATTCAAATACGAAGCTTGTTTGCGTTGGATTATACTtgactaaacagggatggtataatGGATTTAACGGATTAAATTGGCCTGGATAATCAGTTCTCGGCAAACAGGGAAGAAGAACTGCGTACTTCTGAAGCTGATATTTTGGAGAGTTTCAAGGGTTAATTTGCTGCGATATTCTTGTTACCTATTTAACAGGATTAGTGACGTGATTGGGGAGTAGAAAAAGGAATCAAAATCTTCTTATATGTGGTAGTTATCTAAAATACGGAGAGAAAAGCTATTTACGGCAACAAGCAGATAATCTTGGTTCTGTTTTGATTATTTTGGAAGGTTATAGAGAAGATATTCCCTGTTAGATTCAAGTCTATCCCATACGAAGAGTTTCAGTTGAAACATAAGCCGCAAAGAGAGtttagaaggaaagaaaatatccttaacttggccgtgaagaagaagaaaattatcAAAGATTTCTTGGGAGATTTAtcgacctgttgtgtatatataggCTTTGGTGAGGTCTACGAATGGgtacgaaaccttaggagaagtttagaacaccacagagctccagagatcgagttacaggaaaaatacaatattctgctgctgctgctgaagaggaagaacacgaagaacattgacgcacaagtatctgtcCCAGAAAACTATCgctattcaacagcagaacccatctatcgtttatcaacacTAATTTCATTAGGTCTTTAGAtattgtttcctctttgtaacagagattctgcaacaccttcacactgttgcgaatcggctgtgttatcaatttttcacctccttgtaaacttttgagctatgaaaacatattttgagaacatggttaatatgaggagctaaaccccattgctgaggcaatagaggaagctatttttccaacaaaaagtggtatattcttatttatttatttatcgcaattatttttatgattgttttgccttgagtgaaaattgtttgaatgattctcgttaaacaattgttatttcttttgatagagcatgcttggacctaggtttttgatgttctatgcttcagatttacacttgttattttgagaatctacttgttgcaatagtttagaatcaaattgaacgaaaaaattgcatgaatataaatattggattaaatcactttgaacttggaaaatagtggaatcttagcctcagtgttcttttaatattgatatcaactttgattgaatttgctataatttttagtgagttttctattttaatattagaatttaagtctaattaatatccttcacaagtctgagaatcgaaccacttttaccactatctacaaatcacatcatacCTCTCTTGGGATTATTGGTGAAGCACATGTCCAACTTATCAAGGATAGTTTCGAATATGCATATGTATTTGATCTGTATTGTATATTCTCGTCTATTATAAAGTATTTTTCTCTATAAGGCTATTCAAGAATTACTGACCAAATCCAAATtttatagaaaactcaaacacGATTAAGTATAAGGCTTATCAATGTAAATCATGCTTGCTAGTTTTCCACAAgaattcatcctagtttaaatctGGACTGATATTCTGGTTTAGATAATTGATTAGGTATCTCTATAACCTTTTAAAACGAATAAAACCTAATCTTGTAGGAAATGATTTGTGTCTCTTTGGTCTTGGATCAGAAAGGAAACGAATAAGCGTCATGTTGGAGGCAGGGTAGCACTAGTCTTCACCATGAACTGTGGAGCAATTTAGAAGCCTGCAATGGACTTCAGTTAGGGGAATCAAAAGCATACGTTCTTGCGACAATCAAGAGATGTAGGGATAAAACTACAACAGAGTAGCTTAGAGGGTTTATTCTGCCTCAAATATATTTCAGACCACAATCATTTTAGTAAGCTAGTGTTTGTactggcttaatacaatgtgtattcaaacCATACattgtctcggggtttttcttgcTTTCCAATTTTTCTCGCTAACAAAACATTTGGTTTCCtgctttacttttatttttcgtatTATGTTGATATATCattataattaaaattataaaCAGGTTGTGTCTTAATCATACTTGTGATTTAAGAATCTCAATTTGAGATTATCCAAGGATATTTCTTGTTAGCCTTTATCTTTGATTATGGTTCACGACAAAGATGGTGAAGTGATATGTTTCTACGTGATGATGgcatatcctagtgatgtccaagTTGAGTGGTGCAAATGCTTAGAAACCGTGATATCAAAGCCGATTGATAATAGTTTGGAGTATGGTGATGAGATTGAGAGAACTATTGATTCTCTGAACTCATTAAAAGAAAAATCAGCATAcaataatatttcttatatttctttatcaTTATATAATGAAAAGCTTATGTCACTTATCTTGCAGGTTTCGAATCTAGAACTGAAACTTCTTCCGGATCACCTAAAATACTTGTGTTGGGTGATAAGGAAGTTAAAATCGATAATTGGATGAAAAAATGATGATGTTAAAAGAATAAGCCCCGTCGTTTCCGTGCATAAAATACTACTAGGGAGGGTGCAAAACTTACCAGGGAAGATCAACGTCATTTGAACCCTCTAACGATAGAAGTAGtgaaaataaagataatcaaGCTACTATACGTGAGAGTTATCTACCAAATCTTTGATAGTAAATAGCTGAGTCTGGTACAAGTTGTACCAAAGAACTTGGGCGTCACAGtggtccagaatgataataacgaacttgtcccaacttgTGTACAAACCAGATggacggtttgcaaagattacataaAACTGAATGTTACCACcaaaaagacccctttttaccttCTATTAAAATGTTAGAACATTCCTTAATAATTGTTCAAGTTATAATAAGATTGTGATAGTGCAAGAGGATTAAGAAAACACTATTTTCATTTGCCCATTTGGAGCATTTGCATATAAAACGATACCTTTTGATTTGTGTAATGCTCTGGCTACCTTCCAAAGGTATATGGTAAGTATATTTTCAGATTATGTTGGAAAGATTATCGAAGAATTCATTGACGATTTTGGTGTGCGTGTGGTGATTCCTTTGATCTTTTCTTGGATTATCTTACAGTAATTTCTAAACGATGTATTGAAACTAATCTTATGCTTAATTGGGATATATAACTGGCATTTTATAGTAACTTATGACATTGTCTTAGGCCGTATTGTATTTTCTATAGGACTGGAAGTGGATAAAGCTATGATAGATCTTATTCTTGCTCTTACCCCTCATTGTAGTTTTTATTGGTCACACATGATTTTGTTGCAGGTTTATCAAAGGATTTCCCAAGGTTTCACCACCAGTCACCATTAAACCAACTTTTGTAAAAATACATGATTTTTAACTTTGGTAGGAAGTGTTCGGGAATATTCAATTATTTGAAAGAACTTTTCATAATATCGTTATCATTAAACCACACGAATGAAGCAGGTTGTTTAAGCAAATGTGTGATGACGGTGATTGTGCAGTTGGCGTTATGTTAGGGCAACCTGTTGGGAACTTACCTCAccccatttattatgcttctaggatGTTGAATGAGGCACAACAAAACTATAGGACCCCAACACAGGAGATACTATACATTGTGTTCGCATTGGAGAAATTTCATTCTTATTTCCTCGGTAGGAAAGTTGTTGTGTACTCGTGACCATGCAACGGGGCATCTACTTGCGGAGAGGGAAGCAAAGCCAAGGCTTATTTGATGGATATTGCTTCTACAAGAATTTCACATGTAAATTAAAGATAAAGCGGACATTCAGAAGTGAGAGCAAAATTGCAGAACAATTCATTCGTCTTACTGTAAACGAAGACACTAAGACACTATCCCGTTGTGTGAAAGTTTCCCAAATGAGCAATTATTCTCAATATAGATTGTGGGAATTGTCAATAATTTGGCTTCTAAACACATCCCTAGTTGCGGGTCTCGTGGTGAGAGAGAAAaccttaagaaaatagccaattGGTACAAATGAAAACAGTGTCCGACGAAGTACAAATGAAAACAGTGTCCGACGAAGTAATACGAAGATGCGTTTCCGAAACTGAGTTCAGCTTTTGTAaccaaaaaattccaaaaaaaagagTTTGACATAATGGGAAATTTGGTTGAGATAATATGCCATGATTTTTCGCCGTTAATTTAGGCGGGGAGAATTCAAAAACTTGAATTTTCATAAATAGCTCTTCTAATTGTAGCAAGTTATAATAATGATCTTCACGGACTAGAACGAAACTTTCATATCATAATCCTTGTTTCAGATGTTTTTTTGGAATCTTCGTTGTTCACAGCAACTGCAGCTATACCTGCAAACAAAGCAATGCTCAGATGTCCATCTATTACGATAACCAAggtaaagaagaaggaaaaaaacacCAATGTACTGCACAATTTTTTTTACTTGATCTTCCTATTTGATTTTCCCTAAAAGCTAACTATTTCCAAGTCTAATAGTTAAGAAACTTCATGAGGTCTTCAGTCTTCTAGTTACCAGGAGGCAGAATATCTTGCATGCGCAAGTACTCAAGCTATCAGGTTAAGAAACTTCATGAGAGGTCTTCTAGTTACAGATTCAGTATTTAGACCAATAAAATGTTACTGTGAGAACCAAGCTGCAATCTGCTTTGCAAAAGAGAATCAAGAGACAGGAAGAGCAAAACATATTGGGATATAGTATTTCCTGGTGAAGCGCAAAATCAAAGATTGAGATATTAGTATCTCTCATATTCCGTCAGAACATATGCTTGCAAAGTCCTGAAGTGCTTAAATAGCCCTCCGTTtaagatgtggtcgggccacatacatttctttattttttgaaacGTATGTAACTTAAAAACCTGCCCCCTCCAAATCCCGTTAACCACTttactttttgagaaaaagtaggaagttaaCACATAAAGATAAACAGTTAGCTAATAAAACTGGTTATGGATTTTTTTTCCCTACTTTATAAGACGTGTCAGTATATAAAGATAggagtatgtggcccgaccacatcgtagccgcaccgAATACAGCATCTGTCCTCTATGGGTGTGATATCTTTTAGTTCGTACTGAAGCATGTATGTTCTGGTTTATCGTTTGTTTAATATCTGCTCTCTATCATATGCTCTTTACCTTTGTTTAGGTGCTGATTTTCTAACAATTTGCACCCAAAGAACCTGGAACATCTTAAATGTGACATCACCATACACAGACTTACACTGAAACAACCCAAATACTAGTATCCTTTCAAAGTAACTCCTAAGTTGATCAGTTCATTCTAAGACTCGTCTTTTTGGAATGTCTTCTTTTACCCACTTGAATGCAGACTGATTCTAGTGCCTTCGTAGAGTGAGATCGAATAATTTTAGGATGCtaatagggaagaagaaaaaaataaaggaggCATTTTAAGATTGTACACTACTTGATTGACAAAAAATCCTCCAGTTTGACATGTATTGTGCATCTTCCAGACTTCAATGTGTAAAGTACTCACAGAAGAATAACCTGGCTgttctttttagttttttctttggtCTATTTTGATAGTTAACTCAATTTTACTCCAGTCTTCGTAATTTTGGGATTCCCCATTTTTGTGACTACCAAATCTTAAATCAAATATAATtgtaagaaaacaaatctgattgaaatgagaattgtGATAAAATCTACGCACTCATAAGAATTTACAGAACAGTGATCAAAGAATCATTCTTAAGCATACATTCTAATTCCATTAAAATCCCTAATTTTCTTAAACCCATAAAACCCTAAATCGAGCTAAAACAAATGTAaagagaaaaccctagaaaaagagTCGTGTGTACCTTGTTGGCTAATTGGGGCTTCTCCATAAATGATTTTGagtttagacaaagaaagtggtgAAGATTCATCATCAGAAGCATCAGCAAATAACGATTGTTTCCAATCCCACATTGATTTCTTGAGTGATTTGTTAGTTTGGAGGAGAGCACTCTTCTCAACTTCAAGAGCTTCGATAAGTTTTTGTTGGTTAACTGATCGATAACATAAGGCACCAAAAACACCAACTAAGAATACATTGATCACCTTATTGTTGCTGCTTGCACTCTCTACAACACCTACTGCTTTTCTTGCCCACTCCATTTTCTCTTTGTTTGATCTCACAGTCAAGAGATAACGGGAGAAGGCTTAAAAGGTCTTTATTTGCCCTTCCGAGTTCTTTTATAATATCATCATAGACATTTTCAAGATTGCTAATAGAGGGACTGGTTTTGCTTGGGGATGTACTTGAACACTAATAAGACAAAACAATATTTGCCTTGGGGTTGGTACGCCCCCAAGCAAGTTGGTACCCCATTAGCATTCTTGGACATTTTTCCCTGTAAATTGAAAATGTCAAACCTTTTGACCTGATTAGACCGGGTATTATCCTGTGAGATTTGTCTAAGAGCAAGGGCCAGGGGTTGAGAATCTCTTTCAAATACAAGTGTTGATCAAATTGGATCAAATTAGGTCCTACTATGGATAAAGTGAAACCCCTTTCCAGACCAAACTCAATCGTCTTTTCTTTAGATCGAACGAGTGAACGAAAGTCTTCACTATACGGCTATAATTTATCGTTTGAAATAAATATAGGAAAAAGGGAAACAATTTGCGTCCAAATTGTTTCTCTTTTTTAGTTTGCCGTATTCTCATCTGTGATACATACACGGCTAAAAACCAGCCGTGTTTATTGATTTTCTTTACCATATTAGGCAAGTTTCAACAAAAGATATTAATGTACATAAAACATATTTCACTGACCCATAAGCTATTGATAAATGGACATGCACCAAAATAAACCGCTTATAATCAGCCGTTTGTAAATTTTTGACTTTCAATTTTTTTCCAGACGAGCAATTGTTTGTCGTATAGACTATTATCCTTTTGTCCGATGGTTGGTTTTGCACTCCTTCACCTAGACTCTCTTTCATTTCAATAGATAGGGATGGACTCTAAAATAGTCTATCCCATAATCCTTGTTCTAATAGGAAAACCAAATAAGTAACCACCTAGAAATAATGACCAGGGGCCGTGCTCAGAGGTATGAAGTCTTCGTGCTAGAATTTCGATCTGACTAGAGATGGATAAAACGACAGGGAGTGTGTCGTTTGTTTCACATACCTCTCAGTCCTGTATTTATCTCGCGTTTTTCGCCTCCACTTTTGTCCCGCAGTTAGTGTTTCAGGAATTTAAGATAACCATTTATTGTCTTATATCATGAAGTTAAACACTCTCAAGGTCAGGAAGCCATCAAAATGAACATTCAGCCTGATAGAACGGATTCATGAATCTGAAAGTTATCTAGAAGAGGTACATAACATTCAAAAATACCATAAATGGAAAGTGAGAAGTGCTAATAAAATTCAGATATAACGGGTTGGTGACAGGGATACTTTCCCAGACAGACCTGTGCATTGTCCTAATAATCTGAATTCGGTCAATCAAGTTTTAGACACATGTGAGAGTGGGATACTGACATCCTGTCCCTCTTGTTTTCTCTAGAAGATTAAGCAATTATCTATGTTACTCCTTTCAATCTTCAAAAAGATGATACTATAACTTGGAGTTTAAATGACAAAGGAGAATTTACAGTTAAATCTTCGTATGGCAAGAAAATTCAAGATAAGTATAAAGTTGATACTCCGAATTCTTCCTGAAAAGATATCAGGAATCTTGATACTTCTTCCTCCATTCAAATGTTTATAATGGAAGTGTGGTCATGGTATCCTCCCCGCCAATGCCAAGACTTCAAGCATCCTCAACTACATTGATCGCATCTGCAATCTGTAAAAAGTGTTTTCTAAGAGATATCCCATACCCGGTATGTCTTGTCCTTATGCTTCTTCTATTTGCACTTGACTTTTTGGTGGGGGACCATCATGTCTTTGAAGGGGTTAGCTCCTTTCAAGAATGGCTCAACACCTGGTTCCTCCAAATAAATCCTATCAAAAGCTGGCTTCCTATCCATGCCACCACTTGCTAGTTCATCTGAAAATCCAGGCGTGATCTGGTCTTCAGGAGTATATCCCATTCTGCTGAGTATACTGCCGACAACATCCGACAAAGTGCATAATCAAAGTCATGTTATCGACAATCTTTATTACCTAAGAAAACGATTACCATACATCATAAGGAAAACTTTGGAATAACTATAATATAAGTTCCATGATCTCTTATTCAGACATGGAAAACATTGCTAATCATATTTCTGTTTTTTATACTAACTTTGCCTTTATTGCTATGTCATTTTCAGAAATTTATGTGGGAGCAAGAACCTTCATAGATTATGGAAGGAGCATAAACCGTGCAAGAAAATAATTTGAACTAGCAATCATCTCGGCAAAATAATTGCAGAGAGCtaatgaaaaagcgagggtataacaaccacacccaataattcgttcggcaatctttatggactaaactccaataaaattccgagagcaccaactcaAAAGCGAGCTCAAttaagagatatatcaaagagctttatctctttctcaatacaatcagcaaatcaaacaaatagaaaactacgagcctgattgatatgagaaataacttggacggtaccaaagaccaatgcccaagtgtcaatcaagttctatccaacaaacaaggtcggatttatcacctgattgaactacgctcaacctgtgatatttcaattgtataaaaatataatgcggaaaagaaataacacagacaccagatgttttgttaacgaggaaactgcaaatgaagaaaaaccccgggacctagtccagattgaacaccacattgtattaagccgctacaaactttagcttactacaagttaacttcggactggaatgtagttgagccctaaccaagtctcacacaaattaaggtacagtcgcgttccttacgcctctagaaccacgctggattctgcgcacttgattcctttaaatgatctcacccacaactaagagttgctacgacccaaaagtcgaagacttataaaaaaaattgtctcccacaaatatgtctATTTTTTATtcggttttttgttccgtcttttgacaaatcaaggtgaacatgaaccaattgataattcggtatTAAACTCTCGaaaagcagcctagaaatatcaatcacctcacaataacccaactgattaacatgaaaagttattgcggaatcacaagagtctacgacgaagaactgttgtgattactttttatatcttacccatcgaagataaatctcgagtaaatctaagagaagataaaactcaatacgatagagtaAGATTAGAATACATAActgtagagaaaatagttggatctggcatcacgaatcccaatgaagtcttcaagtcgttaacctataatggttttaggaaaaacctaggttaaaggagaatcgactctactacgcaactaggaacacacagaagtgtggggattaggttttcccattggtagagttctcccttatatagtctttcaaattaggattgctttcaatcaaatctaatatagattagtaacaaagcattcagtattcaaagttagatgaaaacctgattaagattcaagctaagtctgcttaaaaaaaatgaagcaatcaatctccaacattagatggttttagcttgttacacaaaaatgaaatataccttcatttagatatggtttaccgtacctaaacgtgtatattgagttggctaaataatagttaactgaagttagccatatgaacacttttatcttagccgtattcatctaacacttctagatcaaatataaaGATCAACTAATCATGAAATATAAtcgaatgaatctaattgtgtttcaaatagagttgttcaatttttcactatctcatagaaatatatatgaacaaattgaatctaaATCGgcttgattcgtaatcgtacaaagtacttatacaagaatcagttcatgaacattaagccacggtttgaaaagattgcattccttagatcataaatatattagttcatgagtatgagaatcatacatgaccgattctagaactttactACTGTAGTCGCCAACCAGGTAAGCGagcagcagctccggaccttggcctatcAAGCCGTTCACAAACAGCCATCCCGGACCCAATCAAGTATAACCTTTCACAtaataggtacgcaaacaaggttcccgtaccttctcaggtaaaactgttcgcatactaggtacgcaaacaaggttcccagacctgaatcattacaaaacagttcgcatactaggtatgcataccgtgttgtatccagacattggtaatcattccaaactctcatttcaactattgaaacatccttggaaaatgaaaatggttgtatcacacaaaccattagcttcaagtaattttcaagtgatcgaatgatcaatacgaaactccccaagctaacatcaaatgactgtctcacacaaattatataagatgttcaaggtaattttcacatgatcatgttttgacaatgtatttagttttcaacaataaattgtttccagctaaactcgtcaagaatatgatgaacatagctaaagcaaaaaacttccaacacatatttcgagaaaaagataagcgagataaactcgtctcgaaatatcaaatgtgtatagtgtaaaagtctatatagttatacgacttagtcttattagaagatagaatataatatacttctgagtgatagataagttttattctccacatacctttcatTGATAAAATTCCTCCAaactccttagtagatcttcgtcttcaattggtgaacgttgtgaagtctaaagctcaactacacattatatcctaatccgagacataactatatgtagacgagaaatcaagtatatagttttgatcaaatattcttgacaaacaagcttgatataacaacacttgtgagttcgaccgagcagtgctctaacaatctccacctttgtcaattttaatgacaaaactatcgatacatatggattacagaataaataaaatttgtagcttctcatccatcatgcttgatttccttggctcttcaacattccatGAATgcttcgctactccaagtacttcagcgattttgaacgtgttcaactcagcatcattgttgttgaagatccgtagccataacaataagaaaacaaatgttctcaattattgttatacagtgtcatagtattgatATAAAtagccaaagttcaattgtatcacaacttagaaataatactatggtgatatatataaatcccccttagtcaatacttcatcttacaatgaaaaccactcccccttatataatgatccgtaaaccatatgtatttaatgtgaactacaaaataattctccccctttttgtcaatataaattggcaaaggtacaaaaactatgggatcacaatgaaattttcaaaaatatacttcatgactaaaagggaagtttcaatgatttcacatagtcgaaacttagtgtattcatcatggagtttataaagatacaagataactcctaaaatattccgcagccgcactccccacaaagatatggcaattaagcacaagttcaattaagaactctcccttattagatgtcattcccaagagaacaacatgagcgattttatttttacaagaaaagaaggatttgtttggacattagtaaactcgaataaattaaccacaaggagatcttattgattaatttaatcggaaacgctcaacataagaaaatttacagagcacacagtactttcacataaaagtggattagggaaagatcaatattgcggaatactttcaaaagttcattctatctttcatcaatatttgcataaagacacgatagacttaacttttgagcatatatgagataagcatagttcacgaacgtaaacacatatatatcacataagcaatttgcaatatatgaaattgaaaagattaaatactgcaaaaatcatcttccaaataactttagaatttaaataaataaatctaacaacattgcaagatgaaaatcgttgaaatagctatgtgtaatcacaaacaatgctgttccaaaccttagttatccttcttaagcataagaataaattctcaaaagaagtttcctagacattaagatttttgaaaatttctttatcgTACCTgaactccttatcgtcaacagacattggaacataaggttcatgaagaaagaagtcaattccaacaaaccttcttgactattgtcgaaccagggccttctgaatttcaagagttcttagaacaatatcctttatttgctgaatctccatccttgtttctttcaactcttcaagaataaCAGAAAACTTTTAAATATTTGAGgtgttagcccttggtttcttcatattcttcctttttctcttcaaagttgtagaggaatgagatttttattttttcttcatgactgatggcttaacaatcatattaacatcttttccaccaGAAGATATGATGTTGGGAGT
Coding sequences within:
- the LOC113346469 gene encoding uncharacterized protein LOC113346469 gives rise to the protein MEWARKAVGVVESASSNNKVINVFLVGVFGALCYRSVNQQKLIEALEVEKSALLQTNKSLKKSMWDWKQSLFADASDDESSPLSLSKLKIIYGEAPISQQGIAAVAVNNEDSKKTSETRIMI